The following proteins are co-located in the Desertifilum tharense IPPAS B-1220 genome:
- a CDS encoding HAD family hydrolase — translation MTELQALIFDVDGTLADTERDGHRVAFNKAFAERGFDWVWSEFGYGELLAVSGGKERIYHYLQQYHPDFQPPGGNWEGFLADLHALKTKHYQELLTQAAIPLRIGVKRLILEAREQGIRLAIATTSALPNVLALLERTLDPSWFEIIAAGDIVPAKKPAPDIYHYVLEKMQLTANDCIVIEDSHHGLQAALGAGLRTVVTLNHYTQNQDFTGARLVVSHLGEPNQPCKYVRSDMSCRILARTFTPQGHISLASIRDALASL, via the coding sequence ATGACCGAGTTACAAGCATTAATCTTTGATGTAGATGGAACCCTCGCCGATACCGAACGGGATGGCCATCGCGTTGCTTTTAACAAAGCCTTTGCAGAACGAGGCTTTGACTGGGTTTGGTCAGAATTTGGCTATGGCGAACTGTTAGCCGTATCGGGAGGGAAAGAACGCATTTATCATTACCTCCAGCAATACCACCCCGACTTTCAACCCCCTGGAGGAAATTGGGAAGGCTTTCTGGCTGACTTACACGCCTTGAAAACCAAACATTACCAAGAACTCCTCACCCAAGCTGCCATTCCCCTGCGAATAGGGGTAAAACGCTTAATTCTGGAAGCCAGAGAACAGGGAATTCGGCTAGCCATCGCCACGACTAGCGCCTTACCCAATGTTCTCGCCTTACTAGAACGCACTCTCGATCCTAGCTGGTTTGAAATTATCGCCGCTGGGGATATTGTCCCCGCAAAAAAACCAGCCCCCGATATTTACCACTATGTTCTAGAGAAAATGCAACTCACCGCCAATGATTGTATCGTGATTGAAGACTCGCATCATGGCTTGCAAGCTGCACTGGGGGCGGGTTTGAGGACGGTTGTCACCCTTAACCATTATACGCAGAACCAAGACTTTACAGGCGCTCGCTTGGTGGTGAGTCATCTGGGAGAACCCAACCAACCTTGTAAATATGTGCGAAGCGATATGTCTTGTCGAATTCTAGCCAGGACTTTCACCCCACAGGGTCATATCAGTCTTGCTTCAATTCGCGATGCGCTAGCCAGCTTATAA